The sequence CAACGGCTCGGAGACGATCCGGCGCACCGTCATCCGCGGGTCGAGGGACGCGAACGGGTCCTGGAAGACCATCTGCATCCGGCTGCGGACCCCGTGCAGGCCCGCCCGCCCCAGCTGCGTGATGTCCCGACCGTCGAAGGTGATGCGCCCGCGCGTCGGCCGCTGCAGCCGCACCGTCAGCTGCGCGAGCGTCGACTTGCCGCAGCCCGACTCGCCCACGAGCGCGAGCGTCTCGCCGGCGTCGATGGTGAAGCTCGCGTCGTCGACGGCGTGGATTGTCCCGCGCCCGCCCAGGAGACCGTGTCCCGTGGGGAAGTGCTTGACCAGGCCGTCGACGTGGAGCAGCGGCGCGGTCTCCGTACCCGCCGTCATGGTCGCTCCACGGTGAGCTCGTCCGCGAAGTGACAGGCCGCCGCGTTGCCGTTCGGCTGGTGCACGAGCGCGGGCGCCGCATCGCGGCACTCCGTCCGTCCCGCCGTGAGCCGGCACCGCGGGTGGAACCTGCACCCGGATGGCGGAGCGGCCAGGTTCGGCGGGTTGCCGGCGATCGGCCGCAGCTCGAGCACGTCGTCCGACAGGCGCGGCAGGCTCTCCAGCAGCTGCGCCGTGTACGGGTGCCGGGGCTCGTGGAACGCGGAACGAACGTCGGCGATCTCGACGGCGCGCCCGCCGTACATCACGACGACGCGGTCGGCAAGCTCGGCGACGACACCCAGGTTGTGCGTGATGAGCACCGTCGCCGCCTGGAACTCCTCGCGCGCCCTGCGCAGGAGCTCGAGCACCTGCGCCTGGACGGTGACGTCGAGCGCGGTCGTCGGCTCGTCGGCGATGAGCAGCCTCGGCCGGTTGGCGAGCGCCATCGCGATCACGACGCGCTGGCGCATGCCGCCGGAGAACTGGTGCGGGAACTGCCCGAGCCGCGCCCTCGCGTCGGGTACGCCGACGCTGTCGAGAAGCTCGGCGGCGCGCTTGCGCGCCGTCTCGCGGGACAGGCCACGGTGGTGGATGAGGATCGCCTCGGTGAGCTGCCGACCCACCGTGAGCACGGGGTTCAGCGCGGTCATCGGGTCCTGGAAGACCATCGCGACGTCCCTGCCGCGCAACCGGCGCAGGTCGCGACGGGGCATGCGGAGCAGGTCGACGCCGTCGAGGAGGATCTCGCCGCCGACGATCCGCGCGGGCGGCTGCGGCACGAGGCCGAGGACGGACATCGCGGTGACGCTCTTGCCCGATCCCGACTCGCCGACCACCCCGACGATCTCGCCCGGCGCGACGTCGTAGCTCACGTGGTCGACGGCGCGCACCACCCCTTCGGGCGTGTGGAACTCGACGGACAGGTCGCGTATCGAGAGCACCGGTGTCGACTCTGCTGTGTCCACGTCAGCTCCTCCCCCGCAGGCTGGGGTCGAGCACGTCACGCAGCGAGTCGCCGAGCAGGTTGATGCCGAGGGTGGTCACGAGCAGCGCGAGCCCCGGCATCGTCGACAGCCACCACTGGTTGTAGAGGTAGTCGCGGCCCTGCGCGATCATGCTTCCCCAGGACGGCTGCGGCGGCTGCACGCCCAGGCCGAGGAAGCTCAGCGACGCCTCGATGATGATCATGTGCGAGACCTGCAGAGTGGCGACCACGATGATCGAGCCGGTCACATTCGGCAGCACGTGGGTGACCATCGAACGGACCGGCCGCTCCCCCAGCGACTCGGCGGCGAGCACGTACTCCCGTTCCCGCACCGAGAGCACCTCGCCGCGCACCACCCGCGCGTACGTCACCCAGCCGGTGAGCCCGAGCACGAGCACGGTGTTCGTCAGGCCCGCGCCGAGCACCGCCATCACCGCGAGGGCGAGCACGAGGAACGGGATCGACAGCCACACGTCCGCGAACCGCATCAGCAGGCTGTCGAGCCAGCCGCCGAAGTAGCCCGCGTACAGTCCCGCCAGCACACCGAGGACGGTCTGGAGCACGACGGTCCCGAGACCGACGATCATCGAGATCCGTGCCCCGTAGATGACCCGGCTGAGCAGGTCACGACCGAGCTGGTCCGTGCCGAGGACGTGGTTCCAGTCGCCGCCGCTCATCCACGCCGGCGGGCGCCCGACGTCGGCCAGCGACTGCGCCAGCGGGTCGTGCGGCGCGATCAACGGCGCGAACACCGCGCACAGGACGACGATCGCGAGCACGGCACCGCCGATGACGCCTCCGACGTTGTGCCGCAGCAGCACCCCGCGCGGGAGGAAGGTGAGACGCCGCCCTTGCGGCCCGCCGCCGAGGCGCCCGGGTCCCGCCGCCGTGCGGGTCACGTGGCGGCTCGCAGGGTCTGCGGCCTGATCCGCGGGTCGAGGCCGAAGTACAGGGTGTCGACGAGGAGGTTCGCCGCGACGACGATCGTCGCCGTCACGATCACGAACGCCTGGATGACGACGAAGTCTCTGTTGGAGATCGCCTGGTACGCCAGCATGCCCATGCCCGGGTACGCGAAGACGGTCTCGGTGACCACGGCACGTCCCATCAGCGAGCTGAACTGCAGGCCCCAGACCGTGACGACGGGGATGGCGGCGTTGCGGAACACGTGTCTGGACAGGACGCTCAGCTCGAACGCTCCCTTGGCGCGGGCGGTACGCACGTAGTCCTTGTTCATCTGCTCGAGCAGGCTCGACCGCAGCAGCCGTACGGTCTCGGCCGCGCCGTACAGGCCGAGGGTCACGGCGGGCAGCACGAGGCCGCGCAGGTCCGTGCTCCCCGTCGCCGGCAGCAGCCGCAGCTTGACCGCCACGAACAGGATCAGCATCAGGCCGAGGAAGAAGTTCGGCACACACTGGGCGACGAGCGCGAACGCCCTGCCCACCTGGTCGACCCACGAGCCGCGGCGGACCGCGGTGAGGACGCCCACGGGGATGCCCACGGCCAGCGAGACGACGAGGGACGCCGCCGCCAGCTGCACGCTCGGCCCGAGACGGTCGAGCACGAGCGACATGGCGTCGGTCCCCTGCATCAGCGACTGACCGAAGTCACCGGTGACCGCGCCGCCGATGAATCGCAGGAACTGCAGGAGCAACGGGTCGTTGAGGCCGGCGTTCTGCCGGTAGAGGTCGATGTCCTCCTGCGTCGCGTCCGGCGGCAGCATGATCGCCGCCGGGTCCCCCGTGAGCCGGGCGAGGAGGAACACGACGACCGACACGGCGAACACGACGAGCGCACCGTGGATGACGCGGCGGACGAAGAAGGTCACCATGGCGCATCGCGCTCCGTGCCCGCGGCCGTCACTGCCACACCTTCTCGAAGACCCGCAGGAAGTTGCCGCCCATGATCATCGCGACCTCGTCCTCGTCGAACCCGTGCCCGAGCAGCGCCGCGGTGACGCGCGGCAGGTGCCGCATCGACGGCAGGCCCTGCACCATCCGCGTGCCGAGCCTGCTGTAAGGGCGCAGCGTCTCGCCGTACCTGCGCTGGATGTCGAAGACGAAGCTGGTGTTGGTCCGGCCCTCGAACATGTCCGTGCCCACGCCGACGTGCTCCACACCGACGAGCTCCGCCGCGTACGCGACGTGTCGCACCAGGTCGTCGAGGGTCGGCCAGCTCCCGTACCTGGTCTCGGCGAACGTGGCGTACGCCGAGACGCCCATCACCCCGCCCGAGCCGGCTACCGCGCGGATCAGGTCATCCCGTACGCATCGCGGGTTGTCGTTCAGGGCGCGGACGTTCGCGTGCGAGATGATCACCGGCCGCTCGCTCGCCGCGACCGCGTCCAGGGCCGTGCGTTCGCCGGCGTGGCTCAGGTCGACGACGACGCCGACGCGGTCGCACTCGCGCACGACCTGGCGGCCGAACGCCGTCAGGCCGTGGTCCTCGGGCTCGAGGCATCCGGAGCCCAGGCGGTTGCGTTCGCTGTACGTCAGCTGCGCGATCCGCAGGCCCATGCGCTGGAAGACCTCGACGAGGTCGACCTCGTTCTCGAGGAAGTCGCAGCCCTGGACGCCGAGGATGATGCCGAGCCTGCCCGTCTCCTTCGCGAGCAGGATGTCCGACACCTGGCCGACCACGAGCAGCCGGTCGGGCACCGTCCCCGCCAGCCAGTGGTAGCGCAACGCCTCCTTGAGGACGGGCACCGGCGTGCCGGGTGTCGACGACGCGAGCGTCACGTTCACGGCCGTCACTCCGCCGGCGATGATCGGCTCGTACTCCCAGGCCGAGCCGCCGAGGCCGTCGACCACGATCGCCCGTTCGTGGGCGCGCTGCGCCCTGACGTCGACGGTCTCCGCCGGGAGGGTCATCGCCGGCTCACTTCGGGCAGCGGTGGGCGGTGACGACGTCGATCCGTTCCTCGGGCCGCGGCTTCCACCCGCACAGGTCCGATCGTTGCGCATACAGGTCGTCCTGGTCCCACAGGAAGACCCACGGCGCCGTCTCGACGACCTGCTCGTGCAGCCGCTTGAGCTGCTCCAGCCGGCTCGCCTCGTCGAGGTTGGTCTGTTGCGCCGCGATGACCTTGTCCATCGTCTTGTTGTGGAAGTAGCCGCGTCCCTCGGACGAGAAGTAGAGCTTGTAGTAGTAGTCGGCGTCGAGCAGCGTGTTGCCGAGCCCCATGAGGAACAGGCCCTGCTGCTTCTTCGCGACGGTCTTCGGCCAGAACGTGCCCCAGTCGGAGATCCGTAGCTTGGTCTTGACGCCGGCCTTCGCCAGCTGACCGGCGATCGCCTCGGCGAGCTCGGCGTCCTTCATGTAGCGGCCGCGCGGAGCCTCGAACGGCAGGGTGAGCCCGTTCGGGTAGCCCGCGTCCGCCAGCAGCTGCTTCGCCTTCGCGGGGTCGTACTCGTACGCGGAGTCCCTGATGCCGTCGTCCCAGCCGTGGATCTGCGGGCCGAAGGCCACTCCGGTGAGGCGCGCCCGTCCCCCGAGGATCCCCTTGATCAGCGCCTTCCGGTCGATCGCGTAGTTGAGCGCCTGCCGCACCTTCGGGTCGTTCAGCGGCTTCACGAACGTGTTCATGCCGACGAAGATGGTCCGCACCCCGTGGATCGGCGCGAGCTTGGTCTCCGGCTGGCCGTCGACCTGCGCGACGAGCTCGGGCGGGACGTTGACGATGATGTCCGCCGCGCCGGTCTTGAGCGCCGCCACCCTGACGGACGCCTCGGCGATCGTCTTGAAGACGACCTGCTTGTTCTTCGGCTTCTCGCCCCAGTAGCCGTCGAACGCGTCCATCACGTACTCGCTGTCGCGGTCCCACCGGACGAACTTGTACGGTCCCGAGCCGATCGGCTTCCTGGCGAACTCCTCGTCGCCGACCTTCTCGATGTACGCCTTCGGCACGATGGGTGCCTCGAGCAGCCGGGCGAGCAGCGGGCCGTACGGCGCCTTCGTGACGATGTCGACGGTGTGGTCGTCGACCTTCACGGCCTTCTCGATGACGTCCACGTTGGAGCGGTTCTTGAAGTTCTTCTTCGGGTCGAGCAGCCGGGTGAAGGTGTAGACGACGTCGTCGGCGGTGAGCGCGGTGCCGTCGTGGAACTTGACACCCTCGCGCAGCGTGAACCGCCAGGTCCGGTCGTTCACGACCTTCCACTTGGTCGCCACACCCGGCTTGATCTTGAGGCTCGCGTCGCGCAGGACCAGCGGGTCGAACTGCAGGTAGCCGATGTTCAGTGACGGCGTCGCCGACTGGTTCGCCGGGTCGCCCGACTCGGTGTCGACGCCCTGGACGACGACGATCTTGCCGCTGTCCGCGCCGTCGGACTGCCCCCCGCCCCCCGAGCAGCCGGCGAGCACGGACGCGGCCAGACCTGCGGCCAACAGCGCGGTGAGGAGACGGATTCGCATGGCGGAATCCCTTCGGTGGAACGGGACAAGGGGAACGGCGTGGTTGCTAGCGCTCGAAGACGACGTCGCCGTCGAGCACGGTGTGCGTCACGGAGACGCCGAACAGCTCCTCCGGTCGGACGCTCTCGATGTCGTGGCTGAGGAGTGCCGCGTCCCCGAGGAGACCGGGGCGCAACGCTCCCTTCTCGTTCTCCTCGAACGCACCGGCTGCCGCCCATCCCGTGAAGAGCCGCAGACCCTCGTCGAGGGTGATCGCCTCGGGAAGGTTGTTCGCCGAGCCGTCGGGACGCCGTCGCGCGACGGCGAGGGCGATGTTGAACAGCGGCGCGATGCCGTCGGGCACCGTCCCGGTGGAGTCCGATCCCCCGATCGGGTGGAAGCCGGCGTCGATCAGGCTTCGCAACGGAGCACCGTTGCGTTCCAGGTCACCCCGGCTGTACATGAACTGCGGCGTCGTCACCAGCAGTGCCCCGGTGCTCTGTGCCCACGGGATGTCGGCGGGGTCGATCCAGTCCCCGCCGTGCTCGACGCGGTGACGCAGTCCCTTCGGGTCCCGCTGCTCGACCGTGCCGATGCACTTCGCGGTCATGCGGATGCCGTGCTCGCTCACCGCGTGCATGAACACCTGGTAGTCGGCGGCGTGGCACCGTCCGAGGAAGTCGGTGAGCTCGTCCTCGGTCCAGTGGAGTGTGCCACCGGCTCCGTGCCCGCCCTCGATGAACACCTTGACTCCGCCGAACCGGAGGAAGTCGTCGCCGTCACCGCGCGCCCAGCCACGCTCGATCATCTGGTCGACCGACGTCACCCACGGAAAGTGGTAGAGCCTCGCACGCACGGGGATCTCGCGGTCACGGACGAGCGTCGTCAGCGCGTCGTGCTGGTCCACCGTCTTGGGCATGGTGTGGACCGTCGTGACGCCGTTAGCGGTGAACAGCTCGGCGAACTTGGCCCTGATCGCGTCCTTGGTCTCCTCGATCGTGCCGAGTGGCATGAGGTGGGAGATCTCGGTCACCACACCGGTCGGCTCGCCCGCCTCGTCGGTGTGGACGACGGAACCGTGCGGCACCTCGCCACCGATGACCCCGAGGTCCTTCATCGCGGCCGTGTTGAGCTGGGCGACGTGCAGGCCTGCGAGCACGCCGACGGGTTCGTCCGGGCTGACGGCGTCGAGCTCGGCGCGGGTGAAGAGTCGCCCCTCGGCGACCTTCTCCTGTAGCCGGAACGAGCTTCGACAGACCAGCCAGCCGCGGCGCCCGTTCTGCCGCTCCTCACGGATCCGGTCGCCGATGGCGGCGAGGCTGGAGTACGGCGGGCTGTGCACCGGGAGCTGGTAGCCGAGGGCGACGCACGTCCCCTCGACGTGACTGTGCCCGTCGATGAAGCCGGGCACGACCGTCCGCCCGCCGGCGTCGAGCTCGTCGGCGCCGCCGGAGACGGCGATGACGTCCTTCGTGGTGCCGACCAACGAGACCCGACCGTCCCTGATCAGCACGGCCTCGGCCCGCGGCGTCGACGGGTCCCGGGTCAGGACCCGTCCGTTGACGATCGCGATGTTCCCGCCCACGCCGTACCTCCTCGAACCTCGCTGGTGTCAGTGACTGGTCAGTCGCTCGGCGATGCTCCAACCGCTCGGTGGGCGGCCGGTACGTTCGCCGCGCGCGTCGGTGCGGAACAGCGACGCCTGCAGGGCACGTACCGCGGTCCACCGCAACGGCTCGGGCTCCCAGTTGCGCGACCTGTGGTCGATCAGCGGCAGCCGGCTGACCCTGGTGTCCTTCTCGGTCAACCGGTCCGCCAACGCCTGGCCCGCGAGGTTGCTCATCGCCACGCCCTGCCCGGTGTAGCCGAACGCGCCGGCGACACCGGCCGTCCGGTCGTGGAAGACGTTCGGCATCCAGTCGCGTGGCACCCCGAGCGGGCCGCCCCACTCGTGGGTGATCCGCACGTCGGCGAGGCTCGGGAACCAGCTCACCAGGTGCCCGCGCAACCGGTCATGCGTCGCGCGGTGCCGGTCGAACGTCCCGTCGATGCGCG comes from Streptosporangiales bacterium and encodes:
- a CDS encoding ABC transporter permease subunit; amino-acid sequence: MVTFFVRRVIHGALVVFAVSVVVFLLARLTGDPAAIMLPPDATQEDIDLYRQNAGLNDPLLLQFLRFIGGAVTGDFGQSLMQGTDAMSLVLDRLGPSVQLAAASLVVSLAVGIPVGVLTAVRRGSWVDQVGRAFALVAQCVPNFFLGLMLILFVAVKLRLLPATGSTDLRGLVLPAVTLGLYGAAETVRLLRSSLLEQMNKDYVRTARAKGAFELSVLSRHVFRNAAIPVVTVWGLQFSSLMGRAVVTETVFAYPGMGMLAYQAISNRDFVVIQAFVIVTATIVVAANLLVDTLYFGLDPRIRPQTLRAAT
- a CDS encoding amidohydrolase family protein; the protein is MGGNIAIVNGRVLTRDPSTPRAEAVLIRDGRVSLVGTTKDVIAVSGGADELDAGGRTVVPGFIDGHSHVEGTCVALGYQLPVHSPPYSSLAAIGDRIREERQNGRRGWLVCRSSFRLQEKVAEGRLFTRAELDAVSPDEPVGVLAGLHVAQLNTAAMKDLGVIGGEVPHGSVVHTDEAGEPTGVVTEISHLMPLGTIEETKDAIRAKFAELFTANGVTTVHTMPKTVDQHDALTTLVRDREIPVRARLYHFPWVTSVDQMIERGWARGDGDDFLRFGGVKVFIEGGHGAGGTLHWTEDELTDFLGRCHAADYQVFMHAVSEHGIRMTAKCIGTVEQRDPKGLRHRVEHGGDWIDPADIPWAQSTGALLVTTPQFMYSRGDLERNGAPLRSLIDAGFHPIGGSDSTGTVPDGIAPLFNIALAVARRRPDGSANNLPEAITLDEGLRLFTGWAAAGAFEENEKGALRPGLLGDAALLSHDIESVRPEELFGVSVTHTVLDGDVVFER
- a CDS encoding membrane dipeptidase, which codes for MRNDRTCAGGSRGPRNGSTSSPPTAARSEPAMTLPAETVDVRAQRAHERAIVVDGLGGSAWEYEPIIAGGVTAVNVTLASSTPGTPVPVLKEALRYHWLAGTVPDRLLVVGQVSDILLAKETGRLGIILGVQGCDFLENEVDLVEVFQRMGLRIAQLTYSERNRLGSGCLEPEDHGLTAFGRQVVRECDRVGVVVDLSHAGERTALDAVAASERPVIISHANVRALNDNPRCVRDDLIRAVAGSGGVMGVSAYATFAETRYGSWPTLDDLVRHVAYAAELVGVEHVGVGTDMFEGRTNTSFVFDIQRRYGETLRPYSRLGTRMVQGLPSMRHLPRVTAALLGHGFDEDEVAMIMGGNFLRVFEKVWQ
- a CDS encoding ATP-binding cassette domain-containing protein, with protein sequence MDTAESTPVLSIRDLSVEFHTPEGVVRAVDHVSYDVAPGEIVGVVGESGSGKSVTAMSVLGLVPQPPARIVGGEILLDGVDLLRMPRRDLRRLRGRDVAMVFQDPMTALNPVLTVGRQLTEAILIHHRGLSRETARKRAAELLDSVGVPDARARLGQFPHQFSGGMRQRVVIAMALANRPRLLIADEPTTALDVTVQAQVLELLRRAREEFQAATVLITHNLGVVAELADRVVVMYGGRAVEIADVRSAFHEPRHPYTAQLLESLPRLSDDVLELRPIAGNPPNLAAPPSGCRFHPRCRLTAGRTECRDAAPALVHQPNGNAAACHFADELTVERP
- a CDS encoding ABC transporter substrate-binding protein; translated protein: MRIRLLTALLAAGLAASVLAGCSGGGGQSDGADSGKIVVVQGVDTESGDPANQSATPSLNIGYLQFDPLVLRDASLKIKPGVATKWKVVNDRTWRFTLREGVKFHDGTALTADDVVYTFTRLLDPKKNFKNRSNVDVIEKAVKVDDHTVDIVTKAPYGPLLARLLEAPIVPKAYIEKVGDEEFARKPIGSGPYKFVRWDRDSEYVMDAFDGYWGEKPKNKQVVFKTIAEASVRVAALKTGAADIIVNVPPELVAQVDGQPETKLAPIHGVRTIFVGMNTFVKPLNDPKVRQALNYAIDRKALIKGILGGRARLTGVAFGPQIHGWDDGIRDSAYEYDPAKAKQLLADAGYPNGLTLPFEAPRGRYMKDAELAEAIAGQLAKAGVKTKLRISDWGTFWPKTVAKKQQGLFLMGLGNTLLDADYYYKLYFSSEGRGYFHNKTMDKVIAAQQTNLDEASRLEQLKRLHEQVVETAPWVFLWDQDDLYAQRSDLCGWKPRPEERIDVVTAHRCPK
- a CDS encoding ABC transporter permease subunit — protein: MTRTAAGPGRLGGGPQGRRLTFLPRGVLLRHNVGGVIGGAVLAIVVLCAVFAPLIAPHDPLAQSLADVGRPPAWMSGGDWNHVLGTDQLGRDLLSRVIYGARISMIVGLGTVVLQTVLGVLAGLYAGYFGGWLDSLLMRFADVWLSIPFLVLALAVMAVLGAGLTNTVLVLGLTGWVTYARVVRGEVLSVREREYVLAAESLGERPVRSMVTHVLPNVTGSIIVVATLQVSHMIIIEASLSFLGLGVQPPQPSWGSMIAQGRDYLYNQWWLSTMPGLALLVTTLGINLLGDSLRDVLDPSLRGRS